In a genomic window of Diabrotica undecimpunctata isolate CICGRU chromosome 2, icDiaUnde3, whole genome shotgun sequence:
- the LOC140433857 gene encoding uncharacterized protein, whose protein sequence is MSTYTEGFFVSIKRKYGLNCTLLLKRWSKLNEKLARTEAKKTFLIQCRKTKRYPRFLNDRTDHLMQSTMGTLSNKLKRRADAINTQVRARLLNFHISSVHSDIAFIHRQMSNIFIQLEPLLPSNILDQYETSLLKKYTFFLNNSLSHLQTKLNNLGSTPFSRLPFHDKWIKNLTNIQIPRNILKLLSLGPKFGLQPSFNDYSVCNFVADIENILSHSEANELLELRSSANNILTNFSHKPPYASSDIDDVYRQTSTFLKEHPDLMVLTSDKAQFLTDILSQAYNYKNEFNIVDSFQFSEFINNYQLPREYVLVSFDVVSLFSNLPLSSVVTSLRNHWNEIQPHSPVSWEIFSELLKLTFDTNYLIFNDKYYRQIFGTPMGSSTSPILVNFVLDDLINESITTKMPQIIDNKGTHYDTQEKVDAISRKMTATHRQNQDMSDARTRRQVKQEYNRIRRRNEFQIDEEDHTSPSEVAKIIRKLKGSRAP, encoded by the exons ATGTCTACTTATACAGAGGGTTTTTTCGTGAGCATCAAACGAAAATATGGCTTAAACTGTACATTACTACTCAAGAGATGGAGCAAACTTAATGAAAAACTGGCGAGAACTGAAGCAAAAAAGACCTTCCTGATTCAATGCAGGAAGACGAAGAGATACCCAAGGTTCTTAAATGATCGCACCGACCACCTGATGCAGTCCACCATGGGAACACTATccaacaaattaaaaagaagagcGGATGCCATCAACACACAGGTAAGAGCACGATTATTGAACTTCCACATTTCCTCGGTACATTCCGATATAGCATTCATTCATCGACAAATGTCAAACATATTCATCCAACTTGAACCTCTCCTACCTTCCAacattttggatcaatatgaaacTTCTCTTCTCAAAAAATATACGTTCTTTCTAAACAATTCTTTATCTCACctccaaacaaaattaaataatctaGGGTCCACTCCTTTCAGTCGTCTACCATTTCACGATAAATGGATTAAAAATCTCACAAACATCCAAATCCCTAGAAATATCTTAAAACTTCTATCTCTTGGACCTAAGTTCGGATTACAACCCTCGTTTAACGATTATTCCGTATGTAATTTCGTAGCTGACATAGAAAACATACTTTCACATTCGGAAGCCAATGAACTCCTCGAATTAAGATCATCTGCTAATAATATTCTCACCAACTTTTCACATAAACCTCCCTATGCCAGCTCGGATATAGATGATGTCTATAGACAAACGTCCACATTCCTTAAAGAACACCCTGACCTGATGGTATTAACCAGTGACAAAG CCCAATTCCTAACGGACATTCTTTCACAAGCATACAACTATAAGAACGAGTTTAACATAGTAGACTCTTTCCAGTTCAGTGAATTTATCAATAATTATCAGTTACCAAGAGAATATGTCTTAGTAAGCTTCGACGTAGTATCACTGTTTTCTAACCTCCCACTCTCCAGCGTCGTCACGTCACTCCGGAACCATTGGAATGAAATCCAACCACACAGTCCAGTATCATGGGAAATATTCTCGGAACTATTAAAACTGACGTTTGACaccaattatctaatatttaatgacaaatattatcgCCAAATCTTTGGAACTCCCATGGGATCGTCCACTTCCCCCATTCTAGTTAATTTCGTACTAGATGACCTTATCAATGAGAGTATCA CAACAAAGATGCCACAAATCATAGACAACAAGGGAACACACTACGACACCCAAGAAAAAGTAGATGCAATATCAAGGAAGATGACAGCcacacacagacaaaaccaggataTGTCGGATGCAAGAACAAGGAGGCAAGTTAAACAAGAATACAACAGGATCAGAAGAAGGAACGAGTTCCAAATAGACGAGGAAGACCATACCAGCCCAAGCGAAGTTGCGAAAATCATCAGGAAGctgaaaggaagcagagcaccatga